ATCTAGTATCATAAGTATTGCAAAAACCAATGTTTCGTGCAAAACCTCATAACCATCTATCGGTTGAATCTATAATCATCCCACTCGAAGTTGACATctccatttcatttttaaaagcaTCATTAATATTAATCTTCCATACCTCAAAAGGAGGAGGCGATCGCAAagaaagttttgaaaaatacaagGCAAATATAGCTTTCGTGTGAAAGCGTGCACATCTATCGAAGAAGCTTTTAGGCTGTGTTCTCCATTGCTTAAGAGATGAGCTTTtatatggaaaaataattttctctaaaaagaaataaagaacaaaCTTCATTTGGTAGCAAATTTCTAACTTATTTGAAGTGCTTTTGGGCAAATGAAAAAGcagaaatttttagctttttcagccaaaagtgcttttgggctGGTCTTTTACTTTTTTAGCCACACACACAACGCTGGCTCTTTGCTCTCATCTCTTCTCTCATCGctggttctttgttcctctgCTGGTGCTGGTTATTTGTTCCTCTGCTAGTGCTGGTTATTTGTTCCTCTACTGGTGctggttctttgttcctctACTGGTGctggttctttgttcctcttctCCATTGAAGAAGTCTTtggttctttgttcctcttctTCACCACCGGTgagtttatctttttttttcgtCTAGgtaacttcattttttttcagatttctTTTATTGCTGGTGATGTCTTGGAAAATTAGTACACCAAATTATCCGTTGATTTGATTCCTTGATCTCTAGGTTTAATTCATAggataagtgaataaatctatatacGACACAAACTagattttcttttggttttggtGTTCAAGTTCTAAAGGTCTGAAAATGGagacatttaaaattaaaacttattaatGAGGGCTATTGAAGCTTGAAGATGAGCTATTAATGAGGGGAAATTGACAGGGTAGACAACATAAGAATTTTCCATCCAAATTAAGCAATGAAACCATCTATTTAAGGACTCAAGACAAATATTTGACAACATATTTCCATTACAGTATTCATCAAACTTGATATACTAAACAAGAATAGTGAAAATTCATGTGAAGGCTGGTCCTGATTTTATCTCAAAATCTCCTCTTTTCCATGATTTGAAAAGCTATAGATGATTCAATTTATTGGGACAACTTCAAATTCAGTAACAACACAAATTTAAAGATAACACCAAAGAAagtaatagaaaatattaatagcaattcaatatttaaattagataTTTACTAGATTTCTAGGTTAAACAAGTACAATTCAGTTTCAATgacaaatgaaatatatatgagGGAATAGCAACCTTGAAACACACTATTCTTCATCCatgaacaaagaaaaataacaatagaTCACCTTTAAGAAGCCAGAATTGATCTACCGACTTCTTCAAAGTAAATATGGAAACAGAAACTTCCTTAGCATCCTTAGTTGGTGTCACATGATCTGCAGCTCTAAACTTCTTCACCACAGTAACTCAATCCTTAAAATCCAACTTCTTTGAAGAAGTAAATATGGAAGCATAAACTTCTTTTGTTGCATTAGCCGGTGCCACATCCGTAGCTCGAAACTTCTTCACCCCACCATTATTCAATTTCTTCCCATTCTTAAGTGTTTCATCACCTTCCAACTTACCACAATCTTTTTTCCCATCCACAACATCCAttcccctcttcttcttctccttcacTATTTTCGATTTCTCTCCCTCCATCCTCTCCCTCAAGGTTGCATATATGTAGGGATTATTTATCTGGTTTTGATCCTGACATACCCATTATTTTGcaatacaattaattaatgtagGGAATTGGTTTATGCTGTTgttgattttgtttcaatttcttCCCATTCTTTTGTTGGCGTGTAGAGCCGGTTTATGCTGctattgattttgtttcaattaaaaGTTGAGGGCCACATTAATTAATGGTGGGAGGGTGTATCAAAATGAAGTCACCCATaatatgtttcaaaattttcttaatacCAATTATGAACATATTGAAATACAAAGGCACAAGTATAAATAGGAGGGGAAAAATTATGGgtttttaactttataatattGTTTACCCAcggaaataaaagagaaaaaaaagtaataaagtaTTTTAGTATGGAAAATGGCATGAATTTGTATGGTTTTGGTGGAAGATATTTAACCAGATTCCACATTTAACCATATTTCACATGGATCaatctacttttataatattttttaaatagttaattgatACAAAAATAGATGTTTCCCTTAGAATAAtgacatacatatattttactGTTATTTGATCATGcatatagttaaaattttgatgcaCATGTAAACAAATATACTTATGTgacatttgattttcttgattgctTTACTGGCTAAACGAATCTGTTCGTATACACAATAGATGAGTACTTCAGCGATTGAAGTTAGTgttgaaaaagtgaaagtaataTGGGATAAGAGATTGACagaaatattttatgatatttgtattaaagaGATATTGAAAAGCAATAGGCCTGGTACTCATTTCACAAAAGATGAATGGTTGAAAATAATGACCAACTTTGAGAAAGAAACGGGCAAGGGTTTTTCACAAAGACAACTTAAAAATAGGTGGGATGCCctaaaaaaagaatggaaagcTTGGAAGAAACTTAAAGGCGAAGATACTGGTCTATGGTGGAATCCTATAAAAAGAACCGTTGATGCATCTGATGATTGGTGGGAGAATAGGCTCCAGGTACATTAATAattctgaatattttttatttttttccttatttgtgACGTTATTGATAATTACtgttattaaattatcattttatatgtaGGTTATGCCTGAAgctaaaaaattttgaacatcGGGCATTGATCCTGAATTCGAAGGAAAGTTGGACCAAATGTTCATGGGAATAGTTGCAACAGGTGATAAAGCATGGGCACCTTCTTCCGGTACACTCCGTAGTGATTTTTTTGAGGATGTTAAACAACGAAACACCTAAAgggaatgaagaagaaaatatgagaaatgatgttcacattttaaatgatgttcacatttcaaatgatgttcaaattgatggaaacggtcaaaaaagaaaaaaaccttgAGATATCAAGTTCACATTTTAAAACTAGAAGAAAGAAATCCTCAAAGCAAATTAGAGGGGCTGCAAGATTGTCCAgtcaaatagaaaatttatgcAATGCAGCTGACAATATGAGTCAAGCCACATCTAGTTTGACTCCTGTTATGAATCCATATGGTATTCCACAAGCAGTCAAAATGCTTGACAGCATGTCGGAAGAAGTTCTAGAAGCTAGTCCGCTATACTTTTTCGCACTTAAATTACTACTCAATAAGGACAAGcgaattatgtttttatcaattaatcccAAGATTAGAGCTTTGTGGCTTAAGACTGAAATTGAggatatttgaaaattttctgatCTTCTAGGGTTCAAAGATATCTATTATGTGACTAAACAACAATGCTAAACTAGCTTTATCAgtagttatttatgtttggtttttggatattgaatttatgttctacttatttatgtgtaatctagtttttttaatagttgtttatgtttggtctttagatattaaatttatgttctacttatttttactaaattagttttatcaatagttgtttatatatgattttggatataaaatttattcacagGTGATGAGTATAGTTGAGGATTACAGCGGTGATGAAAGTGATGatgaaatggaaaagaaagagattttaCAACGCATGGAATGTTTTAACCGATTATTTGTTGTTGCATCTTCTTCTGTGCAATTATATTACGAGAAGTATATATTGAGGCAACCATGCATGGATTCAAAATAGTCAGGTGAGACATGGATCCGAGAGATCCTTGACGGTCACGAATCACGTTGTAGGATTAATTTTAGGATGTCCAAAATGGTGTTCACAAGTTTGTTGAGAGTTTTGGAGACAAGATACAACTTGCAAACTTCAAGAAACATATCTTCTAGTGAAATGTtgggaatttttttatacatcttGGGCACCGGTGCAAAAGTTTCCCAATGTCAAGAAAGATTTCAAAGGTCTGGATCAACAATAAGTCGACACTTTGCAATTGTGCTTGAGAAAGTTTCAAGGATGGCCACTGATCTAATTGCACCCGAAGATCCTTTTTTTAGCTCAATACTCGAAGAAATACGTAAAGATTCTAGATATATGTcgtattttaaggttaaaatttaattttatattattatattttgatatatttggtcAACTAAAAATATGCACgagagtaatatgattatttgttcAGGATTGCATAGGTGCAATTGATGGTACTCACATTGCGACTATTCTTCcaccaaatgaacaaattccCTATATTGGAAGAAAAGGTATCCCGACTCAAAATGTTATGGCagtatgtgattttaatatgtgtttCACATTTTTCATGGCTGGATGGGAAGGATTGGCACATCACAATAGAATATTTCTTAATGCAATTCGAGatccaaaatacaaatttccGCACCCACCAAAtggttagatattttatttataagtgattttttaaataataaagtatacgttctttaattgataatttttataaaaaaaaattcttgaattaattgtttgttatattatgacttgtaggaaaatattatcttgttgatTCTGGAAATCCTCAAATGAAAGGTTATCTTGGACCATATAGAGGTCAgcgatatcatttacctgacCTTCGTAGAGGTAGACCGATATCTGGTAAAGAAGAGATATTCAATCATTCACATTCATCATTACGTAGTGTGATTGAACGaacttttggtgttttgaaaaaaaatgggcCATTTTAAGAGATATGCCAAGTTATAGTTTTAAAAAGCAAACAATGATTTTTGTTACTACAATGACGATACACAATTTTATTCGAAAATATGTCGGTCGAAATGATACAGATTTTATGGAATACGAAGATATTAACTGGGCAAATGAGAATATTATTGATTCAGAAAATGCGCATGGTCGAGAAAGTGATGACGACGACGACAACGATGATAATAGTGATGATGACGgtgaatcaaacaattcaagtggttttgaaatggaattaacaAGAGATGCTATAGCTTttagtttaatgaattcactttaaattgtaaatgctattgtaaaatttttagtatttatatttggtatataaatattatccttttttaaaactttaatccaaatatatgtaatattttaatttgttaggtttatgttttctatgttatgttaatatctaatatgagttatatattcaaatacattttaaaataaaataagacaaatgtgttaaaagcattaattaaaaataaaaaataattttataataatacaattgtgtcaatatctaattacaaatatttaattattatatttaaatatttaaatatagtttatatattctaattaaatttaataaataattaatattaattacttagaaatatttaaaattaatattatatattaaaatattaacaataagttataataaattattttttatatttttgctaaaatatttatttaaatacatatttgttactttataatgtcatgtctaaaatagacattttattcttcaaaagtactttttgacagGAATACCGaacactcaaattttttaaaagcacttCTCCACAGcactttttaaaaacaatgaagaagtatgcttataaaaataaagttgcTTCTTCTTTTCCAAAAGTTACAACTAATGACACAAAAAGAAGGTCCCAAtccattaattcaattttcaactaatgtagaatttatacttttattttgaagacAAAACATTAAAGAATGTTGGTGGAAgttatcaattttcttattagtCTATTCTTTTAGGTAAAGTATTGTGATATCgaacatgaaattaaattttgagataaaCTATATAATGACTGGTTGAAAGATTTGATTGATTAATATCTATTATAAAGAAAATCTAACTATGATAGAAGTAAAAAGTAATTATTATCCATCTctagtttttcttaaaatttccaaTGAAGAAAGTGGCATTACTGCAATACTTACTTCCATTTTGTTCCAATACAAGACTAGTTGTTACTTTCTTGTAGTGATTTAATTGTAATCTACCGAAGCATTAATAttcatttatgatttttatttaaaaaaacttgggTCCACATTAAAGGTGATCATGGTTCgggtttaaacaaaaattaaggcTCATTTGCCAACCCGGCTTGaacaataaacttaaaaatttgcTCAAATTTAGCCCAAATAAAATTGCTCAAATCGGGCCTAACCCGGTCtgctcatattaatttttttatattatattattttttacataacttttaaatatatataatacatcaaaaatattaaaataaatatttccgaacaaattgaaaataaattttaaaaaatatgtatacttaaataatactaaaatagatgcaacttaataataaaatgtctctaaaataataataaaattaataataaaacaagtgttatacaatatACAAACAATggcaacaaaatagtagcaatataatagtgaaatgatagcaaaataagtagaaaataacaagaacatatcattaaaataacaaaaaaataatagattttttttacatttagtGAATTTGAGTCGGATCGAGCagggctcgggccaaaaataTCTTGCCTGAGCCCCTACCCTTTTTTAAAACGgaccatttttttattcaaactcatttttcaaacttatatttttatctaaattttttcacttttcgAGGATTCTTCTTTATCGGCCGAATGAACCAACCATGAGCAGATCTAGTCCCCATGCTATAGATATTTGCTAGTTACCATACCTAATACACATTACACACATTcccaattattttattttatttttcctgttaAAGAAGATAAAAGAAACTACTTTGACATTTACTTCGTTCTAGAACTCCATGACCGAGGACTCTGTTGACCGACCTCATCACCTCTTCCCAAAGTTCCTTTCCTTTCAGTTTCACCTTGCCTTGTCCATGTGGTTCACTTCCtttgaaataaaatgacaaatccCAAACCCAAACTCCATATAAAGCTAATCAAACCAGAGAACTCCAGTTCCTCACgcctgtttctttctttctttctctctataATATCCCCTATTTGACCCTTTTCTCCAACTCGATTTCCCTTACGCCACTTCCTTTGTATTCAGTTTTCACTTCTTTctatatataaacaaaacacTGAGTACATCATCTTCCATCGCTGCCACTATGTCGTCAGGTATATGTTCACAAGGCTTGGTCTTAGCTACTGCTATGGTTGTTTCCAGCACTGTTATTTTCCTTACTTTTTCAAGGCAAAAAACCTTGTCTCCTCCTCCTAAACAAACCCTTCGTTCTTGCTTGCCTTCAGGTACACCTTGGGAtaagcttctttttctttttctatgttttttgaTGGATTGAATTAATGTTTTGTTGATTGTTGGTCATGTAGATGGAAAGAAAAGGGataaaaagaggaagaaaaaagTACAGTTTGCTGAGAATGTTAAAGAAACAAGTGGCGATGGAcaagaaaacagaaaagaacAACACAAGAAGTTAATTGCAGCAGCAtcaacaagaagaagaaaaatggatgggTTTTGCAGAAGTGAAATGCCGGCAAATAGGATAGCTTTGTACAATGGAATTCTCAGGGACCGTGTTCATGTTCATAAAATGGGGTGTTCatattgattattttgattCCCTCTTCTCCTTAGCTTTTGCAGACCAAAAAGAGTAAAACTTTTTCTCTTTGTTTAGAATGTAAATAATATCACTCAGTCCAAATTACGAGTCTTTTTTTGGGCAAAATTTCTAATGAAAATGTCAGAATTCGTAActaatttcctaattatttcaGCATATCAAGTCTGGAATTTTGCTAATTcaactaataatatatatttttcaagattattatattaatcaaattttttttaattgaaattcataaataatttattctatatataatttaatgcaGACACATGACTCTGAATATGgggttttttttgttgttgtagtTATCTTTAAAGCTCTAAAGGCACTCTGCAAAATTTTACAAAGATTGGCTCATTCCAATCCCTAATTCAGACTTATGTTTGTAGGAACAGGTAGATGCATAAGAAATGTTAATAAGTTTAAACAAatgtaattaataatttatttttaaactttcactaaaataatatattaaatacaaaaCTTAACAATTAAAAGGCTGAATAAATCATATTGTATTCAAGTTTTACACTTTTTTAATATAGTACTTACTTTTTTATCAATCTGGTAcatgtatttgacaaaattttggTACCTAAAGGTAACGATGTCAACTTTATTAGTGTTTAGTCAGGTTTTAGGATTTATTtagtaaaagttaattgctaatattattatatttgaatttttatgatttagttattaggataaatttagtgttaattatgaatttatttaattttaggtttaatcTATCAAATATAATATGATGGATGTGATTTATTCGGTTTTAAGATTGATTTGATGACAATATTACTAGGTAAtctgaattaaatattaaaaagttaacaTGTTACCTTTGAGTactaaaatgtatattttttgtcaaatacagGTATTacattggacaaaaaaataacaaaaatattacattAGAAAAAATGTCAAACTTAGAtactaaattatgtattaaacctaattaaaattttaatcttcaaTCAAGTAAATGTAAATCCCACATTTCAAGAATAGATTCCATGCGTTTCTTTTTCCAACTGTTCTTATGAAAAGTTACActgatatattattttaaaattatgaaaacagttaaaaattaatccattgttatttttaaaataattgtataaaaatcaattaagcatcATCATGCGATTTACCTAACCATATAGAAAATTGGGAGTGTAAAGGTCTGAAACAAATATTATTGTGAGTAAATTGGGTGACTTTTATTAgtcaaaaaaaaggaaaaggaaaatctaaatttaaacaaaataatgtgTAATGCAAAGACGAAAATAGGGACAGAAAAAATCTGAGCTAAGTTACTTGCACGACACATTTGAGCCACCAAAGATTATACCAGCATTCACATGATGCCCATTCTAGTTAGTACATTTTGGGCCCAAAAACCTGTCTGGACCACCTTAAGCACCGACTTTCCtactataattttattcttCACAGTCAAATGATACTCCATTCAAAATCAAACATTGCCTACCTAATTTGACCAACTCAACCTTTAATTCAAATCACCTTTTTATACTTCTGAGAAGCtcttttaacaaaatataatatttccatcaaaaaaaatcatgaataatttgtatatatttttactaaatacCCATTAATGTTTTCTAAATATggtataaaaattgatttaaaatatttgagaaaaaataattgATGTAGAAAAAGAAGATTAATTGAGTGATGGACAAGTGGTTGGTTTTGGTCCACTTAATCACTATTGGTGTTAACCATTATATACTTTCTTTCTCTCCCTTTTTTTCTAGTGCAAATATTATACTGCAAGTCGGTGcccatttttttttagaaaagaaggtgtattataataaattgtcatatttatgtaaaaataatctaaaaaaaaaagaatcctCTAATTTTATCACTTCACCCAAATAAGCACTCTCCATCCAATAATACTCTTGAAACTTGTTTGcactaaataaaatttaaatttgtacttgaatgaaattttaatttcacctaatttaattagcatttaatagcaatcaatattttcatttgaaatacaTGCTTATTTGGATCAtcacaattttttaaaagaaaattataattatcatcTTATACactaataatgaaatttaaagacCCTTAAGCAAAATCAAGAcatgtttatttattcatttatcttttatataagtGAAATGTAGCATgcttgttgaattttgaattttataatcaATAGatgagataataataaaatgagttatCAAGCAAGCACTACGGAAATAAACGCAAAATTATACTAAATCTAAAACTCAACCATGTAAGCATTCCTCTCATGTCTTCTAGCGTGCATTCCactatacatataaactatGAGCAATAATGTCGGTTTCTTCAATAGTTGATACATTAGTGAATTCAAAAGACAGAGAGTTGAGCACATATCGTAAGGATTTGAAAGAAATAGCATGGAACTGATAATGCTATTTTGGCCCTAGTTTCTTGAGATATATTCTGTATTTCTGTCAACACATGAAGAAAATGATTCGGAGATCCTAAATTCAACTAACATGGGCCTCTAAGTTGAGATAAGTTTACAAGTATACATGTGGCCCAAGTTTGTGTTTCATAATCAAATTAAGTGCATTTCCCTCGGCCATGCTTTTTGTTTTCTGTCATCAACAACCTCACTTTATTCTTAACTTGGTTTGCATTCGTACCCATACTTCTAAATATGATTACCATAAATTCTGGTTGTGAAACCCAAAATTAGATGTGTGGTTAAGTATCAAAATATTTGGGAAATTTTGAGCAATTTTCTtacattcaaataaattttaattttttgggtttcaatTCTAGATTTGTATGATTTATAATTACAATCATCCAACAATTATAATTCAAGTCTAGGagttcaataattaatttttgctACGGACTTATACTATGAAAACTACAAAATTACGCTTAGATGTACGTGATTAGATTGACAAGCTTTGTCAGATATTTATTTGAGGATCTATTTAAAATACAAGAAAAGTACACCTTGTTAattgagatatttttatttaccgtTAGAAGTTGGTGATTTGGGGTTGAAAATAATGTGTGATTGTATCTTGGTGGTGCTTGTGAAGATTGGAAGGagattggttacaaaagctaaTAATTTATGGGTGTAAGTTTATATATCCAAATATCTGTTTTCAAACAAGAACTTGTTTGAGGTTGAATCTTCTTCGCAATTCTCTTACTTATTAGGTAGTATCTTAACAAGtgaacaatttgaaaaaaaggcTGTGAATGTTCAATTTTGGCTTGATAGGTAGACTTTGAATGCTCCTCTGATTAGCATTGTACAAATGAGTCGGATACTAGGCAGATGCTCATCACGGTAAGGCACTTCTTTG
This genomic window from Gossypium raimondii isolate GPD5lz chromosome 10, ASM2569854v1, whole genome shotgun sequence contains:
- the LOC105777764 gene encoding uncharacterized protein LOC105777764 isoform X1; protein product: MSKMVFTSLLRVLETRYNLQTSRNISSSEMLGIFLYILGTGAKVSQCQERFQRSGSTISRHFAIVLEKVSRMATDLIAPEDPFFSSILEEIRKDSRYMSYFKDCIGAIDGTHIATILPPNEQIPYIGRKGIPTQNVMAVCDFNMCFTFFMAGWEGLAHHNRIFLNAIRDPKYKFPHPPNGKYYLVDSGNPQMKGYLGPYRGQRYHLPDLRRGRPISGKEEIFNHSHSSLRSVIERTFGVLKKNGPF
- the LOC105777765 gene encoding uncharacterized protein LOC105777765, whose product is MSSGICSQGLVLATAMVVSSTVIFLTFSRQKTLSPPPKQTLRSCLPSDGKKRDKKRKKKVQFAENVKETSGDGQENRKEQHKKLIAAASTRRRKMDGFCRSEMPANRIALYNGILRDRVHVHKMGCSY
- the LOC105777764 gene encoding L10-interacting MYB domain-containing protein-like isoform X2, with product MKMSTSAIEVSVEKVKVIWDKRLTEIFYDICIKEILKSNRPGTHFTKDEWLKIMTNFEKETGKGFSQRQLKNRWDALKKEWKAWKKLKGEDTGLWWNPIKRTVDASDDWWENRLQVMPEAKKF